The Rickettsiales bacterium genome includes a region encoding these proteins:
- a CDS encoding transcription antitermination factor NusB yields MSEVRKSGHNQSLQKKRAARMAAVQCIYEKLAVSSDISPEVQIAELKKHVANNKDEQKLRFGVKLEPNYSLLKDILEGVVKWSGDIEKRIGMVISEKWGAERTSPILVSILRCAIFEMFFYKDTARKIIIDEYSGITGHFFARSEVNFINGALKELDKNFSAIV; encoded by the coding sequence ATGAGTGAAGTGAGAAAATCTGGACATAATCAGTCACTACAGAAAAAAAGAGCCGCTAGGATGGCGGCTGTTCAGTGTATTTATGAGAAGCTAGCGGTAAGTAGCGATATATCGCCGGAGGTGCAGATAGCCGAGCTTAAAAAACATGTGGCTAATAATAAGGATGAGCAAAAATTACGGTTTGGAGTGAAGCTGGAACCTAATTATTCTCTGCTTAAGGATATTTTGGAAGGTGTCGTTAAGTGGAGTGGTGATATAGAAAAACGTATAGGGATGGTGATAAGCGAAAAGTGGGGGGCGGAGCGAACTAGTCCGATACTTGTCTCTATCTTGCGCTGTGCAATATTTGAGATGTTTTTTTATAAAGATACCGCTCGTAAGATAATAATTGATGAGTACAGCGGAATTACCGGCCATTTTTTCGCAAGGTCTGAGGTAAACTTCATAAATGGCGCTCTTAAGGAGTTGGATAAGAATTTTAGCGCAATAGTTTAG
- the ribH gene encoding 6,7-dimethyl-8-ribityllumazine synthase: MFHLSPHILVVSANFYPEISNELLSGARRTLEHMNANFEEIEVPGAFEIPPAINMAVASGKYDGYVALGCVIRGETSHYDYVCGESARGIMNLSLRYNIPIGYGILTVEDYEQAFKRASVGEGNKGKAAVEACLKLITIKNKVMSEQ, encoded by the coding sequence ATGTTTCATCTATCGCCGCATATATTGGTTGTATCGGCCAATTTTTACCCTGAAATTTCTAACGAGCTGTTGTCGGGAGCGAGGCGGACTCTAGAGCATATGAACGCCAATTTTGAGGAGATTGAAGTACCCGGTGCTTTTGAGATACCTCCGGCTATCAATATGGCGGTAGCTAGTGGCAAATATGACGGGTATGTAGCGCTTGGTTGTGTGATTCGTGGAGAGACTTCGCACTATGATTATGTTTGTGGTGAAAGCGCGCGTGGTATTATGAATCTATCTCTTAGATATAATATTCCGATTGGCTATGGGATACTCACCGTAGAGGATTATGAGCAGGCTTTTAAGCGGGCGAGCGTTGGTGAAGGCAATAAAGGAAAGGCGGCGGTGGAGGCTTGCCTTAAGCTTATCACTATAAAAAATAAGGTTATGTCTGAGCAATGA
- the ribB gene encoding 3,4-dihydroxy-2-butanone-4-phosphate synthase — MPQSKYLSPIEDIIADARDGKMFILVDDEDRENEGDLVIPAQFATQSVINFMAKFGRGLICLALNSERVKKLGLNLMAQNNGSRHQTAFTVSIEAREGVTTGISAADRAHTIQVAIDPSKNAADIASPGHVFPLVARDGGVLVRAGHTEAAVDIAQLAGLNSSGVICEIMNDDGTMARMPDLIEFARHHDLKIATIADLISYRRRSEKLVQRVIESDFHSDFGGENGSDWRMVIYTSSTEYSEHIALVKGNVSAGKPTIVRMHSLNLLQDMLGDSHSGASGSLRKSMEYISLRENGGVVVLIREPIRTAVSDKIRARLGEEPHCPVELRDYGIGAQILLDLGVRDMILLSNSKRSIIGLDGYGLTIKGYQDFN; from the coding sequence ATGCCACAATCAAAATATTTATCACCGATTGAAGACATAATAGCCGACGCTCGTGACGGCAAAATGTTTATTCTGGTTGATGATGAGGATAGAGAGAATGAAGGGGATCTGGTAATACCGGCGCAATTCGCCACGCAGTCTGTTATTAATTTTATGGCGAAATTCGGGCGAGGGCTTATTTGTTTAGCGCTTAATAGTGAAAGAGTAAAAAAATTAGGTCTTAACTTGATGGCGCAGAATAACGGTTCGCGTCACCAGACAGCGTTTACGGTTTCCATTGAGGCGAGGGAGGGCGTTACCACCGGAATATCAGCCGCCGATCGGGCGCATACCATTCAGGTAGCGATAGATCCTTCAAAAAACGCTGCTGATATAGCCTCTCCTGGACATGTCTTTCCATTGGTTGCCCGTGATGGTGGGGTGTTGGTGCGGGCAGGGCATACAGAAGCGGCGGTTGATATAGCGCAGCTTGCTGGTCTTAATTCATCGGGGGTTATTTGCGAGATAATGAATGATGATGGGACAATGGCGAGAATGCCGGATTTAATAGAGTTCGCTCGCCACCACGATCTTAAAATAGCGACCATCGCTGACCTTATCTCATATCGTAGACGTTCGGAAAAATTGGTGCAAAGAGTCATAGAAAGTGATTTTCACAGTGATTTTGGCGGGGAAAATGGAAGTGATTGGCGAATGGTCATATATACTAGTAGTACCGAGTATTCTGAGCATATAGCACTGGTGAAGGGGAATGTATCCGCTGGAAAACCAACTATTGTACGGATGCATTCACTTAATTTGTTGCAGGATATGCTTGGTGATAGTCACAGTGGTGCTTCTGGTAGCTTGCGGAAATCTATGGAGTATATAAGCTTGCGGGAGAATGGTGGGGTGGTGGTGCTTATTCGTGAGCCAATACGTACGGCGGTTTCCGATAAAATAAGAGCAAGGCTTGGGGAAGAGCCACATTGTCCGGTGGAACTCAGGGATTATGGGATAGGAGCGCAGATCTTGCTGGATTTAGGGGTGCGTGATATGATATTGCTCTCTAACTCTAAACGTTCTATTATTGGTCTAGATGGTTACGGACTCACTATTAAGGGCTATCAAGACTTTAATTAG
- a CDS encoding riboflavin synthase, whose protein sequence is MFTGIISDVGNIVKAEQNGDLRLEIACGFLVESIKLGDSIACNGACLTVVEVLTGGFAVELSAETVERTACGQWQAGKQVNLERSLRVGDSLDGHIVSGHVDGVAVIEEIEKFGDSHIVTISAPHDLMRFIAEKGSVTLDGISLTVNYVDGNMFKVNIIPHTWQNTTLCYKEEGGELNMEIDMLARYVARLLEK, encoded by the coding sequence ATGTTTACCGGAATAATAAGTGACGTTGGAAATATAGTAAAAGCTGAGCAAAATGGTGATTTGCGGCTGGAGATTGCCTGTGGTTTTCTTGTTGAGAGCATTAAACTAGGGGATTCCATAGCCTGCAATGGAGCGTGCCTTACGGTTGTGGAGGTGCTTACTGGTGGTTTTGCTGTTGAGCTTTCAGCCGAGACAGTGGAACGAACAGCGTGTGGTCAGTGGCAGGCGGGAAAACAGGTGAATCTGGAGCGTTCGCTTAGAGTTGGTGATAGTCTGGACGGTCATATCGTCAGTGGCCATGTGGATGGTGTGGCGGTAATTGAGGAAATAGAGAAATTCGGTGACTCACATATTGTCACTATCTCAGCTCCTCATGATTTGATGCGGTTCATAGCGGAAAAAGGCTCGGTCACGCTGGACGGTATCTCGCTTACCGTGAATTATGTGGATGGTAATATGTTTAAGGTAAATATAATCCCTCATACTTGGCAAAACACCACTCTGTGCTACAAGGAAGAGGGTGGTGAACTTAATATGGAAATAGATATGCTCGCTCGCTATGTGGCGAGGTTATTGGAGAAATAA
- the ribD gene encoding bifunctional diaminohydroxyphosphoribosylaminopyrimidine deaminase/5-amino-6-(5-phosphoribosylamino)uracil reductase RibD — MHSDTKSYHERYMRVALRLARGQAGRTYPNPNVGAVIVKNNQIIAHGVTADGGRPHAETIAIKEAGKEVIGASLYVTLEPCSHHGKTPPCAEAIIKAGIKEVVISCRDKNPQVSGGGVKMLKDVGIEVVEGICEAEGQEIVRGFFSVIEKKRPFIALKIATSLDGKITHPAGRWITGKAARDYGHLLRARYDAILTGSGTVIVDDPLLTCRLAGLEHHSPLRVILDRGKRVPKSAKLLNDGKESWVISRELPEAIAEITERGITSILVEAGAKLSTAFLASGMVDVVYWFRAPIIIGDGGLSAMEPLSALVKFKEIEHIKLGSDSLDILECLPE; from the coding sequence TTGCATAGTGATACGAAATCTTATCATGAAAGATATATGCGAGTCGCTTTGCGTTTGGCGCGCGGGCAGGCGGGACGTACTTATCCTAACCCTAATGTTGGCGCGGTTATCGTAAAGAATAATCAGATAATAGCACATGGTGTTACTGCTGATGGTGGTAGACCGCACGCTGAGACCATAGCGATAAAAGAAGCGGGGAAAGAAGTTATAGGAGCGAGCTTATACGTCACTTTGGAGCCATGTTCGCATCACGGCAAAACTCCGCCATGCGCGGAGGCGATCATAAAGGCGGGGATTAAAGAGGTGGTAATTTCCTGTCGTGATAAAAATCCGCAGGTGAGCGGTGGTGGCGTTAAAATGCTTAAAGACGTTGGCATTGAGGTTGTAGAAGGAATATGTGAGGCGGAGGGGCAGGAAATTGTTCGTGGTTTTTTCTCAGTGATAGAGAAGAAAAGACCATTCATAGCGCTTAAGATCGCTACGTCGCTGGATGGAAAAATAACCCATCCGGCAGGGCGTTGGATAACCGGCAAGGCGGCGCGTGACTATGGGCATTTACTGCGCGCGCGATATGACGCTATTTTAACTGGAAGTGGAACGGTAATCGTTGATGATCCGTTACTTACTTGTCGCCTCGCAGGGCTTGAGCATCATTCGCCGCTTAGGGTAATATTAGATAGAGGTAAGCGTGTTCCTAAGAGTGCTAAATTATTAAATGATGGCAAAGAATCATGGGTAATTAGCCGTGAATTGCCGGAAGCTATAGCGGAGATTACCGAGCGTGGCATTACCAGTATATTGGTAGAGGCGGGAGCGAAACTCAGCACAGCTTTTCTCGCAAGCGGTATGGTTGATGTGGTATATTGGTTTCGCGCGCCGATAATTATTGGTGATGGTGGGCTTTCAGCAATGGAGCCTTTAAGCGCGCTTGTAAAGTTTAAGGAAATAGAGCATATTAAGCTTGGAAGTGACAGTTTGGATATTTTGGAATGTTTACCGGAATAA
- a CDS encoding membrane lipoprotein lipid attachment site-containing protein yields the protein MSKKIFCFICLVLTVSGCSRIYDWADGVGKHMPTIGEPCRHWQCITTYGKQRSEQEKWAESVVDENNKDDKEVIQEDSSDSETVTTTTTTTTITEETKQAE from the coding sequence ATGAGTAAAAAAATATTTTGTTTTATTTGTTTAGTTCTGACTGTAAGCGGCTGCAGCCGGATATATGACTGGGCGGATGGTGTTGGAAAACATATGCCAACGATTGGTGAGCCGTGCCGTCACTGGCAGTGTATAACCACTTATGGTAAACAGCGTAGCGAGCAAGAAAAATGGGCGGAAAGTGTGGTAGATGAAAATAATAAGGATGACAAAGAGGTTATTCAGGAAGATAGTTCTGATTCAGAGACGGTAACTACCACTACGACAACAACTACTATTACCGAAGAAACCAAGCAGGCGGAATAG
- the nrdR gene encoding transcriptional regulator NrdR, with translation MKCPFCGHMDTQVKDSRPSEDGLTIRRRRFCPECNSRFTTFERVQLRELTVLKKNGERRMFDREKLARSIGIALRKRPVSPEQTEQLITRIAQKLESLGESEIPTSLIGTTVMDELKKIDSVAYIRFASVYRDFREAKDFGDIAQELGNNE, from the coding sequence ATGAAATGCCCGTTTTGTGGTCATATGGATACGCAGGTGAAGGATTCTCGTCCGAGTGAGGATGGTCTTACCATTCGCCGCCGTCGTTTTTGTCCTGAATGTAACTCTCGTTTTACTACTTTTGAGCGAGTACAGCTTCGTGAGCTTACCGTGCTGAAGAAGAATGGTGAGCGGCGGATGTTTGACCGTGAGAAACTCGCTCGTTCTATTGGAATAGCGCTTAGGAAACGTCCGGTTTCACCAGAGCAGACCGAGCAGCTCATTACTCGTATCGCTCAGAAATTGGAAAGTCTAGGCGAAAGTGAGATACCAACCTCACTTATTGGCACGACTGTCATGGATGAGCTTAAAAAGATTGATAGTGTCGCTTATATACGCTTTGCCTCAGTTTATCGTGACTTCCGTGAGGCGAAGGATTTTGGTGATATAGCGCAGGAGCTGGGTAACAATGAGTAA
- a CDS encoding GIY-YIG nuclease family protein: MTSDLAKRIWQHKEKQVDGFSKKYDLASLVYYEIHEGIENAIRWEKQVKNWKRNWKLGQIMDMNSKCKDLYNEIT; encoded by the coding sequence GTGACGAGTGATTTAGCTAAACGCATTTGGCAACATAAAGAAAAACAGGTCGATGGGTTTAGTAAAAAATATGATCTTGCGAGTTTGGTGTATTACGAAATCCATGAAGGAATTGAGAATGCAATAAGGTGGGAAAAACAAGTGAAAAACTGGAAAAGAAATTGGAAGCTAGGACAGATAATGGACATGAATTCTAAGTGTAAGGATCTTTATAATGAGATTACTTAA
- the glyA gene encoding serine hydroxymethyltransferase, translated as MSNLAEKMEETMNNFFETDLSSADAEVFAAVNEELNRQQTQIELIASENIVSKAVLRAQGSVLTNKYAEGYPNKRYYGGCEFVDKVEQLAIDRICKLFNCGYANVQPNSGSQANQGVFLALLQPNDTFLGMSLAAGGHLTHGAKPNMSGKWFNAVQYGVRKEDSLIDYDEVERLAKEHKPKLIVAGGSAYSRVIDFARFRSIADSVGAYLMVDMAHYAGLIAAGVYPSPFPHAHVATSTTHKTLRGPRGGIILTNDEELAKKFNSAIFPGAQGGPLMHVIAAKAVAFGEALKPEFKEYGKKVLDNARVLAGTLVKRGVDIVTGGTDSHIVLVDLRPKKLTGKAAEESLERAGLTCNKNAIPFDPEKPFVTSGIRLGTPAGTTRGFGEAEFRQIGELIGDVLDGLTQGGDNSAVESEVKAKVADLCEKFPIYEGLEQG; from the coding sequence ATGAGTAATCTGGCGGAGAAAATGGAAGAGACAATGAATAATTTTTTTGAAACAGATCTATCTTCCGCTGATGCGGAAGTTTTCGCGGCGGTAAATGAGGAACTTAACCGTCAGCAAACCCAGATTGAGCTTATCGCTTCTGAGAATATCGTGAGCAAAGCGGTGCTTAGGGCGCAGGGTTCGGTGCTGACCAATAAATACGCTGAAGGTTATCCTAATAAGCGTTACTATGGTGGTTGTGAGTTTGTTGATAAGGTGGAGCAGCTAGCTATTGATCGTATATGTAAGTTGTTTAATTGCGGGTACGCAAACGTGCAGCCAAATTCTGGCTCGCAGGCGAATCAGGGAGTGTTTCTCGCTCTGCTTCAACCAAACGACACCTTTCTTGGCATGTCGCTGGCAGCAGGTGGACATTTGACGCATGGCGCGAAGCCTAATATGTCCGGCAAATGGTTTAACGCGGTGCAGTATGGTGTGCGCAAAGAGGATTCGCTTATTGATTATGATGAGGTGGAGCGTCTGGCGAAGGAACATAAACCAAAGCTTATTGTCGCTGGTGGTTCAGCTTATAGTCGGGTGATTGATTTCGCTCGTTTCCGCAGTATTGCCGATTCAGTTGGCGCTTATTTGATGGTGGACATGGCGCATTATGCCGGTCTTATTGCTGCTGGTGTATATCCATCACCGTTTCCACACGCGCATGTGGCGACTAGCACGACACATAAGACACTGCGTGGACCACGTGGAGGGATAATCCTAACCAACGATGAGGAACTCGCGAAAAAATTTAATTCAGCGATTTTCCCTGGCGCGCAAGGAGGACCACTCATGCATGTTATCGCAGCTAAAGCGGTGGCGTTTGGTGAGGCGTTAAAGCCTGAGTTCAAAGAATATGGTAAAAAAGTTTTGGATAATGCGCGAGTTCTCGCCGGTACGCTGGTAAAACGTGGTGTGGATATTGTGACCGGTGGAACTGACAGCCATATAGTGTTGGTTGATCTGCGTCCTAAGAAACTTACTGGAAAAGCAGCGGAGGAAAGTTTGGAGCGGGCTGGGCTTACCTGCAATAAGAACGCAATTCCCTTTGATCCAGAAAAACCATTTGTTACCTCAGGCATTCGTCTGGGAACACCAGCGGGAACGACACGTGGTTTTGGTGAGGCTGAGTTTAGACAGATTGGTGAGCTTATTGGTGATGTTCTTGATGGTCTTACGCAAGGCGGTGATAATTCAGCGGTTGAGAGCGAAGTAAAAGCTAAAGTAGCCGATTTGTGCGAGAAATTCCCAATTTATGAGGGGCTTGAGCAGGGGTAA
- the rpiB gene encoding ribose 5-phosphate isomerase B — translation MAKDIVAIASDHGGFELKSILSNYLRETGVEVEDLGCDSTQSVDYPDYAVKMNGWIKKNPKSQGILVCGSGIGMSIAANREPMVRAALCHDGLSASLARRHNNANVLCLGGRLIGDETAKDCVRQFLNSEFEGGRHERRVDKLSNIKNK, via the coding sequence ATGGCAAAAGATATAGTAGCTATAGCAAGTGATCATGGTGGATTTGAGCTAAAGAGTATTCTCTCTAACTATTTGCGAGAAACTGGTGTTGAGGTGGAGGATCTGGGCTGTGATAGCACGCAGTCAGTTGATTATCCTGATTACGCGGTGAAGATGAACGGTTGGATAAAGAAAAATCCGAAATCACAGGGAATATTGGTTTGTGGCTCCGGTATTGGTATGAGTATCGCCGCTAATCGTGAGCCGATGGTGCGGGCAGCTCTTTGTCATGATGGTCTTTCAGCAAGCCTCGCACGCAGGCATAATAATGCCAATGTGTTGTGCCTTGGTGGTCGGCTTATTGGTGACGAAACCGCGAAAGACTGCGTACGACAATTCTTGAATAGTGAGTTTGAAGGCGGCAGACATGAAAGGCGAGTGGATAAATTATCAAATATAAAAAACAAATAA
- a CDS encoding sulfite exporter TauE/SafE family protein, protein MGLFELSLFFAVTALAGAINSVAGGGTFLTFPVFIMNGLTAYQANIMSTIALWPGTITSAYGYKNILNIDRKRFTPLLIIGLIGGAAGSITFLKTSDIFFKQLVPYLLLSATIIFTFGRNFIALLHKKLPNKPSDKNQYNILGNIFQLVIAFYGGYFGAGIGILTLAMLQLIGFSNIHEMNAIKTILVCAINFVTVIIFIISGVVVWNLAAVMIAGGMLGGYVGARIALKIPPNYVRIFVSVIGFSMSLYFFTRS, encoded by the coding sequence ATGGGATTATTTGAATTATCACTATTTTTTGCGGTTACAGCCCTTGCCGGAGCGATAAATTCAGTCGCTGGAGGCGGCACTTTCCTTACATTTCCGGTATTTATAATGAATGGGCTTACCGCTTATCAGGCCAACATAATGAGTACCATAGCATTATGGCCGGGCACGATAACCAGCGCCTATGGCTATAAAAACATACTTAATATTGATAGAAAACGCTTCACGCCACTACTTATCATTGGGCTAATAGGTGGAGCCGCCGGTTCTATTACTTTCCTTAAAACATCTGATATATTTTTCAAACAGCTAGTCCCATATTTACTATTATCAGCGACCATCATCTTTACCTTTGGCAGAAATTTTATCGCTCTTCTGCATAAAAAACTCCCAAACAAACCCTCTGACAAAAATCAATATAATATTTTGGGCAATATATTTCAGCTTGTTATAGCTTTTTACGGAGGCTATTTTGGTGCTGGCATCGGAATATTAACCCTAGCTATGCTCCAACTTATTGGCTTTTCCAACATACATGAAATGAACGCCATTAAGACTATACTGGTCTGCGCAATTAATTTCGTAACCGTAATAATTTTTATTATAAGCGGCGTTGTCGTTTGGAACTTAGCGGCGGTGATGATAGCTGGTGGAATGCTTGGCGGATATGTCGGCGCGAGAATCGCTCTAAAAATACCACCAAACTATGTCAGGATTTTTGTCAGCGTAATTGGTTTTTCCATGAGCTTGTATTTTTTTACGCGTAGCTAA
- a CDS encoding FMN-binding glutamate synthase family protein, translating into MERLPLFVVGILEFLTYLFVFTIGLVVLWVFFAYLIDKTQTKSTLRRNYPVLARFRYLFEHLGEFFRQYFFAQDREEMPFNRAERSWAYRAAKNVDSTIAFGSTRDLRPAGTIYFVNGSFPTLDEDATEPTAVTIGEYCRQPYVTSSLFNISGMSYGAISIPAIRALSRGAKMAGIWLNTGEGGLSPYHLEGGADIVFQIGTAKFGVRKPDGGFDEEKLKAVAAHEQVKMFEIKLSQGAKPGKGGILPGIKVTKEIADIRGISVRHDAISPNRHPDISSVDDLLDVISYIRNMTGKPVGFKTVVGAYNFFDLLFSEVNSRGIESAPDFITIDSADGGTGAAPMSLIDNMGVPLKESLPIVVDKLKEYKLRNRIKICASGKLINPSEVAWAFCVGADFVVSARGFMFALGCIQALQCNKNTCPTGITTHNKKLQYGLNLEDKSVRVMNYANNMHKEVCMLAHSCGVPEPRMLQRKHVRVVLSNGTSVSMAELYPEPASYGGWS; encoded by the coding sequence ATGGAACGTTTGCCACTATTCGTTGTCGGTATATTAGAGTTTTTAACGTACCTTTTTGTGTTTACGATTGGTTTGGTCGTACTTTGGGTATTTTTCGCTTATCTGATAGACAAAACACAGACTAAAAGCACACTGAGGAGAAATTACCCAGTTCTCGCTAGATTTCGTTATTTATTTGAGCATTTGGGGGAATTTTTCCGTCAGTATTTTTTTGCTCAAGATCGTGAGGAGATGCCATTTAATCGGGCGGAGCGTTCATGGGCTTATCGGGCGGCGAAAAATGTGGATAGTACCATAGCTTTTGGATCTACTCGTGATCTGCGTCCGGCTGGTACTATTTATTTTGTAAATGGTTCTTTTCCAACTCTTGACGAGGATGCTACCGAGCCTACCGCCGTTACCATAGGAGAGTATTGCAGGCAGCCATATGTTACCAGCTCACTGTTTAATATTTCTGGTATGAGTTATGGAGCTATCTCCATTCCAGCGATAAGAGCTTTGTCAAGAGGAGCGAAGATGGCTGGCATATGGCTTAACACTGGTGAGGGTGGTTTGTCACCCTACCACCTTGAAGGAGGAGCTGATATTGTTTTTCAGATTGGTACGGCAAAATTCGGTGTACGTAAGCCCGATGGTGGCTTTGATGAGGAGAAATTAAAAGCGGTAGCCGCGCACGAACAAGTTAAGATGTTTGAGATAAAATTAAGTCAGGGCGCGAAACCTGGTAAGGGTGGTATTCTTCCAGGTATTAAAGTGACTAAGGAGATCGCTGATATACGTGGCATTTCCGTACGTCATGACGCTATAAGTCCAAACCGTCATCCCGATATTAGCAGTGTTGATGATTTATTGGATGTTATTAGTTATATACGCAATATGACTGGAAAACCAGTTGGATTTAAGACAGTTGTAGGAGCTTACAATTTTTTTGATTTATTGTTTTCTGAGGTAAATAGTAGGGGTATAGAAAGCGCGCCAGATTTCATTACGATTGATAGCGCTGATGGTGGAACTGGTGCCGCGCCGATGAGTTTGATTGATAATATGGGAGTGCCGCTTAAAGAGAGTCTGCCGATAGTTGTTGATAAGCTTAAAGAGTATAAGCTTAGGAACCGTATAAAAATATGCGCTAGTGGTAAGCTGATAAACCCATCAGAGGTCGCATGGGCATTTTGTGTGGGAGCTGATTTTGTGGTGTCGGCTCGAGGATTCATGTTCGCTCTTGGCTGTATTCAGGCTTTACAATGTAATAAAAATACCTGCCCAACTGGGATTACGACTCATAATAAAAAGTTACAATATGGGCTTAATTTGGAGGATAAGTCAGTGCGGGTAATGAATTACGCGAATAATATGCATAAGGAAGTGTGTATGCTCGCTCATTCTTGTGGAGTTCCTGAGCCGCGTATGTTACAGCGTAAACATGTACGGGTGGTGCTATCAAATGGTACATCAGTAAGCATGGCAGAGCTCTACCCAGAACCGGCAAGTTACGGTGGATGGAGTTGA